In the Candidatus Eisenbacteria bacterium genome, one interval contains:
- a CDS encoding transketolase, protein MDELRERALFVRRDIIALLARSQSGHSGGPLSSTDFGTVLFFHELSVNPDRLDDPGRDLWHFSIGHVTPVIYSLMAERGYFPLADLLGFRQFHGHLQGHPSKHDTPGIEVSSGSLGQGLSVSCGMAYGSRFDKSPRRVYCVMGDGEQQEGQIWEAAMFAAHYKLDNLVGIIDYNRKQIDGDVQDVMGIAPLADKWRSFNWHVIDVDGHDLPQLLEAYEEARRTKGKPSVILARTVMGKGISYMEDDYRWHGVPPNAEQAEQALRELGTSLEGWTRRLESHSARAVAPSANGSA, encoded by the coding sequence TTGGATGAGCTCCGCGAGCGCGCGCTTTTCGTGCGGCGCGACATCATAGCGCTCCTGGCGCGATCGCAGAGCGGCCACAGCGGCGGACCGCTTTCCTCGACCGATTTCGGGACGGTTCTCTTCTTCCACGAGCTCAGCGTCAATCCGGATCGCCTGGACGACCCCGGGCGGGATCTCTGGCACTTCTCGATCGGGCACGTGACGCCGGTGATCTACTCCCTGATGGCCGAGCGCGGTTACTTCCCGCTGGCCGACCTCCTCGGCTTCCGCCAATTCCACGGCCATCTGCAGGGGCACCCAAGCAAGCACGACACGCCCGGCATCGAGGTCTCTTCGGGCTCGCTCGGGCAGGGACTCTCGGTCTCGTGCGGCATGGCGTACGGATCGCGGTTCGACAAGAGCCCGCGCCGGGTCTATTGCGTCATGGGGGACGGCGAGCAGCAGGAAGGGCAGATCTGGGAGGCGGCGATGTTCGCCGCCCACTACAAGCTCGACAACCTAGTCGGGATCATCGACTACAACCGAAAGCAGATCGACGGCGACGTGCAGGACGTCATGGGGATCGCTCCGCTCGCGGACAAGTGGCGCTCGTTCAACTGGCACGTCATCGACGTGGACGGGCACGACCTTCCGCAGCTTCTCGAAGCGTACGAGGAGGCACGCCGCACCAAGGGGAAGCCTTCCGTCATCCTCGCCCGCACGGTGATGGGGAAGGGGATCTCCTACATGGAGGACGACTATCGCTGGCACGGCGTGCCGCCCAACGCGGAGCAGGCGGAGCAGGCGCTCCGGGAGCTCGGCACCTCGCTGGAGGGCTGGACCCGCCGGCTGGAGTCCCATTCCGCCCGCGCGGTCGCGCCGTCGGCGAACGGAAGCGCATGA